In one Notolabrus celidotus isolate fNotCel1 chromosome 1, fNotCel1.pri, whole genome shotgun sequence genomic region, the following are encoded:
- the LOC117811390 gene encoding LOW QUALITY PROTEIN: transcription factor HES-5-like (The sequence of the model RefSeq protein was modified relative to this genomic sequence to represent the inferred CDS: substituted 1 base at 1 genomic stop codon), with product MKPAEIRFSXQRPLQHTDPDMAPTITAAMTNSQEHLTLTHKLRKPQVEKLRRERINSSIEQLKSLLGPEFLKKEPDSKLEKADILEMTVCVLRRLQQRNQAVNSAAVNQGYSRCVQEATHFLSREQVNMKSQRRLLNHFNKMQSYSEKNLREADFSPLSSTIQTRNTKEKSPDNSAPWRPW from the exons ATGAAACCAGCAGAGATCAGATTCTCTTGACAGAGACCTCTACAGCACACAGATCCAGATATGGCTCCTACAATCACTGCAGCAATGACCAACTCTCAGGAGCACCTCACACTGACTCACAAG ctcagaAAGCCTCAGGTGGAGAAGTTACGCAGAGAGCGAATCAACAGCAGCATTGAGCAGCTCAAGTCTCTCCTGGGTCCAGAGTTCCTCAAAAAGGAGCCAGACTCCAAGCTGGAGAAAGCAGACATCCTGGAGATGACAGTTTGCGTCCTGAGACGACTGCAGCAGAGGAATCAAGCTGTGAactcagcagctgtcaatcagggATACTCCAGGTGTGTCCAAGAGGCCACACACTTCCTGTCCAGGGAGCAGGTGAACATGAAGTCCCAGAGGAGACTGCTGAACCACTTCAACAAGATGCAGTCTTACTCTGAGAAGAACCTGAGAGAGGCTGACTTCTCTCCTCTGAGCTCCACAATCCAGACCAGAAACACCAAAGAGAAGAGTCCAGACAACAGCGCCCCCTGGAGGCCGTGGTAG
- the LOC117811449 gene encoding transcription factor HES-5-like codes for MKPAEIRFSRQRPLQHTDPDMAPTITAAMTNSQEHLTLTHKLRKPQVEKLRRERINSSIEQLKSLLGPEFLKQEPDSKLEKADILEMTVCVLTRLQQQRQQQKHADFPPLSSTAQTSNTKQKSQVNSAPWRPW; via the exons ATGAAGCCAGCAGAGATCAGATTCTCTCGACAGAGACCTCTACAGCACACAGATCCAGACATGGCCCCTACGATCACTGCAGCAATGACCAACTCTCAGGAGCACCTCACTCTGACTCACAAG ctcagaAAGCCTCAGGTGGAGAAGTTACGCAGAGAGCGAATCAACAGCAGCATTGAGCAGCTCAAGTCTCTCCTTGGTCCAGAGTTCCTCAAACAGGAGCCAGACTCCAAGCTGGAGAAAGCAGACATCCTGGAGATGACAGTTTGTGTCCTGACACgactgcagcagcagcgacAGCAGCAGAAGCATGCCGACTTCCCACCTCTGAGCTCCACAGCCCAGACCAGCAACACTAAACAGAAGAGTCAAGTCAACAGTGCCCCCTGGAGGCCGTGGTAG